From the genome of Rhineura floridana isolate rRhiFlo1 chromosome 7, rRhiFlo1.hap2, whole genome shotgun sequence, one region includes:
- the LOC133388483 gene encoding keratin, type II cytoskeletal 8-like, with protein MMKKSSFRTTSSGPVRTFSSRSYTAGPVTASRVSASYASSGYGGSRFGGGGSASSFRGSSVGGGMGGITAVSVNKSLLAPLNLEIDPTIQQVRTKEKEEIKTLNNKFANLIDKVRFLEQQNKILDTKWSLLQNQKTTRSNMDSMFEAYINNLRRQLDGLGQERARLDAELANMQGLVEEFKTKYEDEINHRTEKENDFVLLKKDVDEAYMNKIELESRLECLTDEINFLRQLYDEELRVMQSQINDTSVVLSMDNNRSLDLDGIIAEVKAQYEDIAAKSRAEAESMYQIKVSHHPLHTYTWFTTG; from the coding sequence ATGATGAAGAAATCCTCCTTCCGAACCACTTCTTCAGGCCCCGTCCGCACCTTCAGCAGCCGCTCCTATACGGCGGGCCCCGTCACCGCCTCTCGAGTCAGCGCCTCTTACGCCTCCTCCGGCTATGGGGGCAGCAGGTTTGGAGGCGGCGGCAGCGCCAGCAGCTTCCGAGGGTCCTCCGTCGGCGGCGGCATGGGGGGTATCACGGCCGTCAGTgtgaacaagagcctgctggcgcCGCTCAACTTGGAGATCGACCCCACCATCCAGCAAGTGAGGACCAAAGAAAAAGAGGAGATCAAGACTCTCAACAACAAGTTCGCCAACTTGATTGACAAGGTTCGCTTCCTAGAGCAGCAGAATAAAATACTGGATACCAAATGGAGTCTCCTGCAGAATCAGAAAACCACCCGAAGCAACATGGACAGTATGTTTGAGGCCTACATCAACAACCTGCGCCGGCAGCTGGACGGCTTGGGGCAGGAGAGAGCAAGGCTGGATGCTGAGTTGGCCAACATGCAAGGCCTTGTAGAAGAATTCAAGACTAAGTATGAAGATGAAATCAACCATCGTACTGAGAAGGAGAATGATTTTGTCCTTTTGAAGAAGGATGTGGATGAGGCCTACATGAACAAGATTGAGCTGGAGTCCCGTCTGGAATGCCTGACTGACGAGATCAACTTCCTGAGGCAGCTGTATGATGAGGAGCTGCGTGTAATGCAGTCTCAGATCAATGACACTTCTGTGGTCTTGTCCATGGATAACaaccgcagcctggacttggatgGCATCATTGCCGAGGTCAAAGCACAGTATGAAGACATTGCTGCCAAGAGCCGGGCTGAAGCAGAGAGCATGTACCAGATCAAGGTGAGCCACCACCCCCTGCACACATACACCTGGTTTACTACTGGGTGA